The DNA window TGATCGCGAACGAGTTCACCGACGGCAATCTGGCGACGATCCTCATGTACACGGACCTGATGTACGCCGCCGTGGTGTACGGCACCCCCGGCGCGGCCCGCCGCATCCCCGTCATCACCGGCCTGATCACCGTGGCCATGACGATCGCGGCCCTGGCCTGGCTCCGCCGGCCGGAAGCGCTGCTCATCGGCGTCGTCACCGGACTGGTCTCCTTCGGGCCCGCACTCACCGGCGCCACCCTGCGCAACCACCGCCAGGCGGCGGAGGCGGCCCGGCTGCGCGCCGAGCAGACCGCCCTGCTGGCCGAGATCGACCGCGCCCAGGCCGTCACGGCCGAGCGCTCCCGGATGGCGCGCGAACTGCACGACATGGTCGCCAACAACCTCTCCGCCATCGCGATCCACTCCACGGCCGCACTGTCCATCGACGAGCCCGGGGCGTCGGCGGAAGCCCTGGCCGTCATCCGTGAGAACAGCGTCCAAGGCCTGTCCGAGATGCGCCGGCTCATCGGACTGCTCCGGGACACCAGCGGCGACCAGGAACCCGCGGTGGCCCCCTCGCTCGACGGGCTCGACGCGCTCGTCGCCCAGGTCCGTACCGTCGGCGCCGACAGCGGGCTCGTCTTCGTCCTCGACGACACCCGCGCACCGGGCGTCCGGCTGCCGGCGCCGGTCGAGATGGCCGCGTACCGCATCGTCCAGGAGTCCCTCACCAACGCGCTCAAGCACGCCTCGCCCGGCCCCGTCACCGTCACGCTGGCCCACCGCGACCACACGCTGACCGTGGGCGTGAGCAGCGCGTACGGCGACCGGCCCGGCCCGCGCGCGCCCGGCTCGGGAGCGGGCCTGGTGGGGATGCGCGAGCGCGTGACGCTGCTCGACGGAACGCTGGAGGCGGGCCCGGTCACCGCCGCGGACGGCACGAAGATCTGGCAGGTACGGGCGCGGCTGCCCGCAGAGGACGATACGGAGCTCTACGCATGACGATTCGTGTGCTGGTCGCGGAGGACCAGTCGGCCGTACGGGCGGGCCTGGTGCTCATCCTCAACAGCGCGCCGGACATCGAGGTCGTCGGGGAGGCCCCGGACGGCGAGGCGGCGGTCGCGATGGCGCGCGAGCTGCGTCCCGACCTGGTGCTGATGGACGTGCAGATGCCGCGCCTCGACGGTGTGTCGGCCACCCGCCAGGTGGTGGCGGAGCAGCTCGCCGACGTCCTGATGCTGACGACGTTCGATCTCGACGAGTACGTCTTCGGGGCGCTGCGCGCCGGGGCGGCGGGCTTCCTGCTGAAGAACACCGACGCGAAGGACCTGATCGAGGCGGTACGGACCGTGGCGCGCGGCGAGGGCATGATCGCGCCCGCCGTGACGCGCCGGCTGATCGCGGAGTTCGCCTCGCCCGCTCCCGTACGGCCGGCGAACGCGCCGGGCCCGGAGGCCCTGGCTTCGCTGACCCGGCGGGAGCGCGAGGTGCTGTCGTGCCTCGGTGAGGGGCTGTCGAACGCGGAGATCGCCCGGCGTCTGACCATGGCCGAGGCCACGGTGAAGACCCATGTGAGCCGTCTGCTGGGGAAGCTGGAGCTGCGGAGCCGGGTGCAAGCGGCCGTACTGGCTCAGGAGTTGGGTATCTGACGGCCCGATGTCCGGCGGGTGTCCGCCACAGGGACTCCTCTGGTCCAGACCTCTTGACGATTGGTCCAGACCTTCCTACGCTCGCCGCACCGCAGTGGTGAGCGTGTCATGTCAAGAAGTGCTCGCCAGGCGGCGCAGGTCCCATCCCCGTTCACCGCCGGACCTCTCTCTTGGGAGCACCCTTGAGTACAACCACCCCCCTACGCACCCGCTTCAGAACCAGGGCGGCAGCCGGTCTCACCGCGCTGGTCGTCCCGCTGGCCGCCATGGTCGGCCTGGCCTCCCCCGCGCAGGCCGCCACGTCCGCGACCGCCTCCTACACGAAGGCGTCCGACTGGGGCACCGGCTTCGAGGGCAAGTGGACGGTGAAGAACACCGGCACCACCACCCTCAGCACCTGGACCGTGGAGTGGGACTTCCCCGCCGGTACGGCCGTCACCTCCGCCTGGGACGCCGACGTCACCAACTCGGGCAACCACTGGACCGCCAAGAACAAGTCCTGGGGCGGCAACCTCGCCCCCGGCGCCAGCGTGTCCTTCGGCTTCAACGGCACCGGCACCGGCTCCCCCAGCGGCTGCAAGCTCAACGGCGGCTCCTGCGACGGCGGTTCCGTACCCGGCGACACCCCGCCGACCGCGCCCGGCACCCCCTCCGCGAGCACCATCACCGACACGTCGGTGAAGCTGTCCTGGACAGCGGCCACCGACGACAAGGGCGTCAAGAACTACGACGTGCTGCGCGACGGCGCCAAGGTCGCGACGGTCACCACCCCGTCGTACACGGACACCGGCCTGAGCGCGGGTACCGACTACTCGTACTCGGTCCAGGCCCGTGACACCGCCGACCAGACGGGCCCGGTCAGCGGCGCCCGCGCGGTCAGGACCACCGGCGGCGGCACCGACCCGGGCCCCGGCCCCGGCGACCAGGTCAAGCTCGGCTACTTCACCGAGTGGGGCATCTACGGACGCAACTACCACGTGAAGAACCTGGACACCTCGGGCTCCGCCGCGAAGATCACGCACATCAACTACTCGTTCGGCAACGTCCAAGGTGGCAAGTGCACCATGGGCGACAGCTTCGCGGCGATAGACAAGGCGTACACCGCCGACCAGAGCGTCGACGGCAAGGCCGACACCTGGGACCAGCCGCTGCGCGGCAACTTCAACCAGCTGCGCAAGCTCAAGGCGAAGTACCCGCACATCAAGGTGCTGTGGTCGTTCGGCGGCTGGACCTGGTCCGGCGGCTTCACCGAGGCGGTCAAGAACCCGGCCGCGTTCGCCGACTCCTGTTACAAGCTGGTGGAGGACCCGCGCTGGGCCGACGTCTTCGACGGCATCGACCTGGACTGGGAGTACCCGAACGCCTGCGGTCTGTCCTGCGACACCAGCGGCCCGGCCGCGTTCAAGAACATGATGCAGGCGATGCGCGGCAAGTTCGGTACGAACAACCTGGTCACGGCCGCGATCACGGCCGACGCCTCGGCCGGCGGCAAGATCGACGCCACCGACTACGCCGGAGCGGCCGCGTACTCCGACTGGTACAACGTGATGACGTACGACTTCTTCGGCGCCTGGGCGGCGAAGGGCCCGACGGCCCCGCACTCCCCGCTGACCTCGTACGCCGGCATCCCGCAGGCCGGCTTCAACTCGGCGGAGGCCATCGCCAAGCTCAAGGCCCAGGGCGTCCCCGCGAAGAAGCTGCTGCTCGGCATCGGCTTCTACGGGCGCGGCTGGACCGGCGTCACGCAGAAGGAGCCGGGCGGCACCGCGACCGGCGCCGCCGCCGGTACGTACGAGTCGGGCATCGAGGACTACAAGGTCCTCAAGACCAAGTGCCCGGCGAACGGCACCGTCGCCGGCACCGCCTACGCGCACTGCGGCACCGACTGGTGGAGCTACGACACCCCCGCCACCATCGGCTCCAAGATGAGCTGGGCGAAGGGCCAGGGCCTGGGAGGCGCGTTCTTCTGGGAGTTCAGCGGCGACACCGCCAACGGCGAACTGGTGACCGCGATCAACAACGGGCTGAAGTAGTAGAGATCTACAGCATAAAGGCTTGAAATAGTCGGGGGGACGGGCCGCGGCCCGTCCCCCGATTGCGTTTCGCCGTCTACGCCACGTTGACGCGCTGGCCCGGAGGCGCGGCCTCCAGCCAGGCGAGGAAACCGGTGAGGGCGTCCTCGCTCATCGCCAGCTCCAGCCGTGTACCGCGGTGCGCGCAGCCGAGGATGCAGGCGTCGGACAGCAGCGCCAGCTCCTCCTCGCCCTCGGGGACGCGGCGCGAGAGCACCTCGATCGCCGAGCGTTCGAGGACGCGGCGCGGGCGGGGGGCGTAGGAGAAGACGCGGAACCAGTCGATGCGGTCGCCGCTGTAGCGTGCGACGCCGTACACCCACCCCTTGCCGGAGCGGTCGGGCTCCTCGGGGATGTTCCAGCGCAGACTGCAGTCGAAGGTGCCGCCGGAGCGCTGGATCAGCCGCCGGCGCAGCCCGAAGACGAACAGTCCCACCAGTACCAGCGCGACTACCGAGCCGCTCACGAGCAGAGCGAGGAACATCTCCACCGACCTCCTCGCATCATCCAGTGCCAGTACCAGTTACGGAACCGAAGTTCCCGATGTATCGCTTCAGCCGCGACCCGCCCTGGAGAGTCCAGTACGGGCCGCGGCTGAGGTCAAACTCGTCGCTGCGGGACTCAGTGTCCCGCAACCGCGCTCAGTCGTACGGCGGCGCGGCGCTCGGCGGCGGCATCAGCCTCCGCCTTCGCCCGCTCCAGCGCCCGCTCGGCGCGCGCGGGGTCGATCTCGTCAGCCAGCTCGGCGATCTCCGCGAGCAGAGACAGCTTGTTGTCGGCGAACGAGATGAACCCGCCGTGCACAGCGGCGACGACAGTGCCGCCGTCGCTCGTACGGATCGTCACCGGGCCCGACTCCAGCACACCCAGCAGCGGCTGGTGACCGGGCATGACGCCGATGTCGCCGGACGTGGTGCGCGCGACGACCAGGGTGGCCTCGCCGGACCAGACGTTACGGTCCGCCGCGACCAGCTCGACGTGCAGCTCAGCAGCCAAGGTGGCTCCTCGGGTCACCACCCGGCGGTTGTGCCGGGTGTTGGGTCAATTCTAGGGGGCGTACGGAGAGGGGCGGGACGCACCCGCCCCTCTCCCACGAGTCACGTGAGTCACTTCGACTCGCGCGGCTCACTGCGTTCAGGAGACGCCGAGCTCCTTGGCCTTGGCCTTGAGGTCGTCAATGCCACCGCACATGAAGAACGCCTGCTCGGGGAAGTGGTCGTAGTCGCCGTCGCAGATCGCGTTGAACGCGGCGATCGACTCGTCGAGCGGAACGTCCGAACCGTCCAGGCCGGTGAACTGCTTGGCGGCGTGGGTGTTCTGCGACAGGAAGCGCTCGACGCGACGGGCACGGTGGACAACGAGCTTGTCCTCCTCGCCCAGCTCGTCGATACCGAGGATCGCGATGATGTCCTGGAGGTCCTTGTACTTCTGAAGGATTCCCTTGACGCGGCTGGCCGCGTCGTAGTGGTCCTGCGTGATGTAGCGCGGGTCCAGGATGCGGGACGTCGAGTCCAGCGGGTCGACCGCCGGGTAGATGCCCTTCTCCGAGATCGGACGCGACAGAACGGTCGTCGCGTCCAGGTGGGCGAAGGTGGTCGCCGGCGCCGGGTCGGTCAGGTCGTCCGCGGGGACGTAGATCGCCTGCATCGAGGTGATCGAGTGACCACGCGTCGAGGTGATGCGCTCCTGGAGCACACCCATCTCGTCAGCCAGGGTCGGCTGGTAACCCACCGCGGACGGCATACGGCCGAGCAGCGTGGAGACCTCGGAGCCGGCCTGGGTGAAGCGGAAGATGTTGTCGATGAAGAGCAGCACGTCCTGCTTCTGCACATCGCGGAAGTACTCCGCCATGGTCAGGGCGGACAGGGCGACGCGCAGACGCGTGCCCGGCGGCTCGTCCATCTGGCCGAAGACCAGCGCGGTCTTGTCCAGAACACCCGAGTCGGTCATCTCGTCGATGAGGTCGTTGCCCTCACGGGTGCGCTCACCGACACCGGCGAACACCGAGACACCCTCGTGCAGCTTCGCCACACGCATGATCATTTCCTGGATGAGGACCGTCTTGCCGACGCCCGCACCACCGAACAGACCGATCTTTCCACCCTTGACGTACGGGGTGAGAAGGTCGACGACCTTCAGGCCGGTCTCGAACATCTCGGTCTTGGACTCGAGCTGGTCGAAGGCCGGGGCCTTGCGGTGGATCGGCCAGCGCTCGGTGATCTGAGCCTCGGCCTCCGGCACGTTCAGGATCTGACCAAGGGTGTTGAACACCTTGCCCTTGGTGATGTCACCGACGGGGACGGTGATGCCCTCGCCCGTGTTGGTCACCGGGGCCTGGCGGACCAGACCGTCGGTGGGCTGCATCGAGATCGCGCGGACGAGGCCCTCACCCAGGTGCTGGGCTACCTCGAGGGTCAGCAGCTTGCGCGCGCCCTCCTCGGCCGGGTCGTCAACGGAGACGTGCAGCGCGTTGTAGATCTCCGGCATCGCGTCGACGGGGAACTCCACGTCGACGACCGGGCCGATGACCCGGGCGACGCGGCCCGTGGCGGCGGCCGTCTCAACAGTGGTCGTCATTACTTGTCACTCCCCGCGGTCGCGTCGGCCAGAGCGCTGGCGCCACCGACGATCTCGCTGATTTCCTGGGTGATTTCGGCCTGGCGGGCCGCGTTGGCAAGCCGGGAGAGGCTCTTGATGAGATCCCCGGCGTTGTCGGTCGCCGACTTCATCGCACGACGACGGGCGGCGTGCTCGGAAGCGGCGGCCTGAAGCAGTGCGTTGTAGATACGGCTCTCGACGTAGCGCGGCAGCAGGGCGTCGAGGACGTCCTCCGCCGACGGCTCGAAGTCGAACAGCGGAAGGATCTCGCCCTTCGCACCGTCCTCCTCCGAAGCCTTGTCGAGCGAGAGCGGCAGCATCCGGTTGTCCACCGGGTTCTGCGTCATCATCGACACGAATTCCGTGAAGACGATGTGCAGCTCGTCCACACCGCCCTCGGCCGTCTCCGTCTGGATGGCCTCGATCAGCGGTGCGGCAACCATCTTGGCGTCCGCGTAGGTCGGGCTGTCGGTGAAGCCGGTCCACGCTTCCGCGACCTTGCGCTCGCGGAAGCCGTAGTAGGCCACACCCTTACGGCCGACGATGTACGTGTCGACCTCCTTGCCCTCGCCGCTGAGCCGCTCACGGAGCCGCTCCGCCGCCTTGATGGCGTTGGAGGAGTAGCCGCCGGCCAGACCGCGGTCGCTCGTGACGAGCAGAACCGCGGCGCGGGTCGGCGCCTCGACCTCGGTGGTCAGGGGGTGCTGGGTGGTGGAGCCGGTCGCCACCGCGGTCACCGCACGGGTGAGCTCGGTCGCGTACGGCATCGATGCCGCCACCCTGCGCTGTGCCTTGACAATGCGCGAGGCGGCGATCATCTCCATCGCCTTGGTGATCTTCTTGGTCGCGGTGACGGCTTGGATGCGACGCTTGTAGACCCGGAGCTGCGCTCCCATGAGTCAGGTCCCTTCCGTCGTCACTTGGAGACGTTGACGGCCGGCGCGTCCTCGCCCAGGAGCTGGCCGTCCGAGGTCTCGAACTGCCGCTTGAAGGCCGCGATGGCGTCGCCGACGGACTGGAGCGTGTCGTCCGACATCTTGCCG is part of the Streptomyces agglomeratus genome and encodes:
- a CDS encoding sensor histidine kinase; translated protein: MTRFPRPHRVGVLLAVIGLLGGVLLWGLGLHTSAVRDLLPSWVTLVPLAVMSFLELLRRSCPRTALLASTVAVIANEFTDGNLATILMYTDLMYAAVVYGTPGAARRIPVITGLITVAMTIAALAWLRRPEALLIGVVTGLVSFGPALTGATLRNHRQAAEAARLRAEQTALLAEIDRAQAVTAERSRMARELHDMVANNLSAIAIHSTAALSIDEPGASAEALAVIRENSVQGLSEMRRLIGLLRDTSGDQEPAVAPSLDGLDALVAQVRTVGADSGLVFVLDDTRAPGVRLPAPVEMAAYRIVQESLTNALKHASPGPVTVTLAHRDHTLTVGVSSAYGDRPGPRAPGSGAGLVGMRERVTLLDGTLEAGPVTAADGTKIWQVRARLPAEDDTELYA
- a CDS encoding response regulator, with the protein product MTIRVLVAEDQSAVRAGLVLILNSAPDIEVVGEAPDGEAAVAMARELRPDLVLMDVQMPRLDGVSATRQVVAEQLADVLMLTTFDLDEYVFGALRAGAAGFLLKNTDAKDLIEAVRTVARGEGMIAPAVTRRLIAEFASPAPVRPANAPGPEALASLTRREREVLSCLGEGLSNAEIARRLTMAEATVKTHVSRLLGKLELRSRVQAAVLAQELGI
- a CDS encoding F0F1 ATP synthase subunit gamma; protein product: MGAQLRVYKRRIQAVTATKKITKAMEMIAASRIVKAQRRVAASMPYATELTRAVTAVATGSTTQHPLTTEVEAPTRAAVLLVTSDRGLAGGYSSNAIKAAERLRERLSGEGKEVDTYIVGRKGVAYYGFRERKVAEAWTGFTDSPTYADAKMVAAPLIEAIQTETAEGGVDELHIVFTEFVSMMTQNPVDNRMLPLSLDKASEEDGAKGEILPLFDFEPSAEDVLDALLPRYVESRIYNALLQAAASEHAARRRAMKSATDNAGDLIKSLSRLANAARQAEITQEISEIVGGASALADATAGSDK
- the atpD gene encoding F0F1 ATP synthase subunit beta, which translates into the protein MTTTVETAAATGRVARVIGPVVDVEFPVDAMPEIYNALHVSVDDPAEEGARKLLTLEVAQHLGEGLVRAISMQPTDGLVRQAPVTNTGEGITVPVGDITKGKVFNTLGQILNVPEAEAQITERWPIHRKAPAFDQLESKTEMFETGLKVVDLLTPYVKGGKIGLFGGAGVGKTVLIQEMIMRVAKLHEGVSVFAGVGERTREGNDLIDEMTDSGVLDKTALVFGQMDEPPGTRLRVALSALTMAEYFRDVQKQDVLLFIDNIFRFTQAGSEVSTLLGRMPSAVGYQPTLADEMGVLQERITSTRGHSITSMQAIYVPADDLTDPAPATTFAHLDATTVLSRPISEKGIYPAVDPLDSTSRILDPRYITQDHYDAASRVKGILQKYKDLQDIIAILGIDELGEEDKLVVHRARRVERFLSQNTHAAKQFTGLDGSDVPLDESIAAFNAICDGDYDHFPEQAFFMCGGIDDLKAKAKELGVS
- a CDS encoding glycoside hydrolase family 18 chitinase; the protein is MSTTTPLRTRFRTRAAAGLTALVVPLAAMVGLASPAQAATSATASYTKASDWGTGFEGKWTVKNTGTTTLSTWTVEWDFPAGTAVTSAWDADVTNSGNHWTAKNKSWGGNLAPGASVSFGFNGTGTGSPSGCKLNGGSCDGGSVPGDTPPTAPGTPSASTITDTSVKLSWTAATDDKGVKNYDVLRDGAKVATVTTPSYTDTGLSAGTDYSYSVQARDTADQTGPVSGARAVRTTGGGTDPGPGPGDQVKLGYFTEWGIYGRNYHVKNLDTSGSAAKITHINYSFGNVQGGKCTMGDSFAAIDKAYTADQSVDGKADTWDQPLRGNFNQLRKLKAKYPHIKVLWSFGGWTWSGGFTEAVKNPAAFADSCYKLVEDPRWADVFDGIDLDWEYPNACGLSCDTSGPAAFKNMMQAMRGKFGTNNLVTAAITADASAGGKIDATDYAGAAAYSDWYNVMTYDFFGAWAAKGPTAPHSPLTSYAGIPQAGFNSAEAIAKLKAQGVPAKKLLLGIGFYGRGWTGVTQKEPGGTATGAAAGTYESGIEDYKVLKTKCPANGTVAGTAYAHCGTDWWSYDTPATIGSKMSWAKGQGLGGAFFWEFSGDTANGELVTAINNGLK
- a CDS encoding DUF2550 domain-containing protein; the protein is MFLALLVSGSVVALVLVGLFVFGLRRRLIQRSGGTFDCSLRWNIPEEPDRSGKGWVYGVARYSGDRIDWFRVFSYAPRPRRVLERSAIEVLSRRVPEGEEELALLSDACILGCAHRGTRLELAMSEDALTGFLAWLEAAPPGQRVNVA
- a CDS encoding F0F1 ATP synthase subunit epsilon; translated protein: MAAELHVELVAADRNVWSGEATLVVARTTSGDIGVMPGHQPLLGVLESGPVTIRTSDGGTVVAAVHGGFISFADNKLSLLAEIAELADEIDPARAERALERAKAEADAAAERRAAVRLSAVAGH